One stretch of Candidatus Methylacidithermus pantelleriae DNA includes these proteins:
- the aspS gene encoding aspartate--tRNA ligase, with product MKGNQAQPGFFPKRTHHCHELRRCHIGQRVTLIGWVHSRRDHGGVVFVDLRDREGITQVVFHPDRCPEATQEAHRVREESVLQVWGEVAARPPGTENRRLATGEIEVNADGLRVVSPCAVLPFPLHGGNLPGEELRLSYRFLDLRRRPMLENLRIRHRVLRAIRDYLDGQGFIEVETPILSKSTPEGARDFLVPSRLHRGCFYALPQAPQQYKQLLMVAGLERYYQIARCFRDEDLRADRQPEFTQIDLEASFVDQEELFGWVEGFLEEAFGRVCGVELSLPFPRLSYWEAIDRYGTEKPDLRWPLALSDVSEIFSETGCKIFRAALEQGGVIKAINAKGLAELSLAQLEGLIEEAKSLGAGGLAYVKVEGKEWKSPIARHLTEKEKEALSQRLEVEPGDLLLFSAESWEIACKVLGKIRERVMSWLSKSHIPKEPFAFVWITDFPLFQFDKEANRWEATHHPFTRPHPEDWKLFEEGQYEKVRALAYDLVLNGVEIGSGSLRVHEPELQARIFQILGLDPMIQEKRFGHLLRALSYGAPPHGGIALGVDRLVMMMAGATTIRDVIAFPKNSAGVDLLTGSPTEVELEQLRELGIRTVPYREP from the coding sequence ATGAAAGGGAACCAAGCCCAGCCGGGGTTTTTCCCCAAGCGTACCCATCATTGTCATGAGCTTCGGCGCTGTCACATAGGCCAGCGGGTAACGCTTATCGGATGGGTTCATTCGCGAAGGGATCATGGGGGAGTCGTCTTTGTGGACCTTCGAGATCGAGAAGGGATTACCCAGGTGGTCTTTCATCCAGACCGCTGTCCCGAGGCTACTCAAGAAGCCCATCGAGTGCGGGAAGAATCGGTACTTCAGGTATGGGGAGAGGTGGCAGCCCGTCCTCCGGGTACCGAGAACAGGCGGTTGGCGACCGGTGAAATTGAGGTCAATGCGGATGGCCTTCGCGTGGTGAGTCCGTGTGCCGTTTTGCCGTTTCCCTTGCATGGAGGGAATCTCCCGGGAGAAGAGCTGCGGTTATCCTATCGGTTTTTGGATCTGCGTCGCCGCCCGATGCTGGAAAATCTCCGTATTCGTCATCGGGTTCTGCGGGCCATCCGGGATTACCTTGATGGACAAGGGTTTATCGAGGTAGAAACCCCTATTCTTTCCAAGAGCACTCCGGAGGGGGCGCGTGACTTTCTAGTGCCGAGTCGTTTGCATCGGGGGTGCTTTTATGCGTTGCCCCAAGCTCCGCAACAATACAAGCAACTCCTTATGGTCGCTGGCCTTGAGCGGTACTACCAGATTGCTCGGTGTTTTCGCGACGAGGATCTTCGAGCCGACCGCCAGCCGGAGTTTACCCAGATCGATTTGGAAGCCTCCTTTGTCGATCAGGAGGAGCTTTTTGGATGGGTGGAAGGTTTTTTAGAGGAGGCGTTTGGCCGAGTTTGTGGGGTGGAGCTTTCGTTACCGTTTCCTCGTCTTTCCTATTGGGAAGCGATCGATCGGTACGGGACGGAAAAGCCTGATCTCCGTTGGCCCCTAGCATTGTCCGATGTGAGTGAGATCTTCTCGGAGACGGGATGCAAGATTTTCCGAGCAGCCTTAGAGCAGGGAGGTGTGATTAAGGCGATTAATGCCAAGGGATTGGCGGAGCTTTCCCTTGCCCAGCTGGAAGGGCTCATAGAGGAAGCTAAAAGTTTGGGAGCTGGTGGGCTAGCTTATGTTAAGGTGGAAGGGAAGGAATGGAAATCCCCGATTGCACGCCACCTTACGGAAAAGGAAAAAGAGGCGCTTTCGCAGCGGCTGGAAGTTGAGCCGGGGGATCTCCTTCTTTTCTCGGCCGAATCTTGGGAGATTGCCTGCAAGGTTTTAGGGAAAATCCGGGAGAGGGTGATGAGTTGGCTTTCTAAGAGCCATATCCCCAAGGAGCCATTTGCTTTTGTTTGGATTACCGACTTTCCGCTTTTCCAGTTTGACAAGGAGGCCAATCGGTGGGAAGCCACCCATCACCCCTTTACCCGGCCGCATCCGGAGGATTGGAAGTTGTTCGAAGAGGGCCAGTACGAAAAGGTGCGGGCTTTGGCCTACGATTTAGTGTTAAACGGGGTAGAGATCGGGAGTGGAAGTCTTCGTGTTCATGAGCCGGAACTGCAAGCACGGATTTTCCAGATTCTGGGCTTAGATCCGATGATACAGGAGAAAAGATTTGGTCATCTTTTGCGAGCGCTATCCTATGGGGCGCCGCCTCACGGGGGGATTGCACTTGGTGTCGACCGGCTTGTGATGATGATGGCTGGGGCGACCACCATTCGGGACGTTATTGCTTTTCCCAAGAATAGTGCGGGGGTAGATCTTTTGACCGGGTCCCCTACGGAGGTCGAGCTAGAGCAGCTGCGAGAACTAGGGATTCGAACGGTCCCTTATCGAGAGCCGTAA